The DNA sequence GCTGTAAACTACAGTGGATGGAACCTTCAGTCTGTTTTTCAAAGTAAACTACTCGAGCATGGCTAAAATTTGTCGTGCCTCATCATGCCTTTAGAATAGTTACATATTTAATGAGATTCTGCCTACCTCGCCTTCTCCCTCTGCTGCTGAAGCCGCTCCCTCTCCTGCCAGATGAACAGTGTACCAGGCCTCCTCCGCTCCTCTAGGGTGGGGCTAGAGGGTGACAGTGGAGACGAGGAAGCGGAAGACGGGGGCCCCACCTCAATGTGTAGGCTGGATCtaggaaatgaaaagaaaagagagataACTGAGTTGCAGTAAATAAAACCCACACCTCACAGCCTTTCTCATCAGGTGGAGTTTGCTCTGTATTCTGCATTATGTCGCACATTTTGTACTCATCTTAAAGAGACAAGTGCAGTGGCTGAGGACGAGGCTAAAAGCTcagaaaaagctgcagctgtaaaTGGATTCAGTGAGGTTTCTTTGTCAAACTATTTCCAAGGTCAAGAGTGGTCTTACAATTACTACCAGTTCTGCTGTCGGTATTTGAGATAAGTATGCTGTGATAGAAACTTTCTGAACttgttggaccctctggggcAGTGGTTCTTAACATCTTCTGTCTGATATATATCCACCGCTCTGCAAGATGAACAAGATGATGTAACCCTTCAATAACACCATCTCTCatgttcaaaaatatttatCCATTgcttctattgttttttttaacctttcgTCTACTGCTATTAGGTAATTCTTTCAATTTTGTCcataatttttaataaatactgTCAAACATGTATTCACTTTGCTGTCATTTCAGTGTTAGTCCatacatccattctctatacaccgctatagcctcactagggtcgcgggggggctggagcctatctcacctgactcaggcgaaggcaggggacaccctggacaggtcgccagtctgtcgcagggctacatatacagacaaacaatcactctcacattcacacctacgggcaatttagaataaccaattaacctcagcatatttttggactgtgggaggaagccggagtgcccggagaaaacccacacatgcacagggagaacatgcaaactccatgcagaaagatcccaggcccaggccgggatttgaaccggggatcttgttgctgcaaggcgaaagtgctaaacactattccactgtgcagcccatttcAGTGTTAGTTTGCTACTTTACAATCTCAAGCATTTATTCATTGTAAGTCTTTTCTCTATTACTTTTGCAACCATTTTCACAATTTAGCCAACATTCATCTATTTCAAATGAGACATGCTGTTTTTTACCTTTACCAATTGCTGTCAGCTGCTGATTTGTTACTTTAAGATAACTGTTCAGACTATTCACATACTCTCAATTGCAAAACCTAGTGACCACAAAATAATAGTGAAGCAGAATGTGACTGTGTACATCATTAAAATTATATAAGTGGGTTATGATGACATTTTGTTGAAGAGTAACTTAACATTAGACTAAAGCACTGTGTGCTTTGCCTGTGATCACAGACAGCATCCACGCACCATTGTGTCAgatgcaaaaaatatattttagaaatTTTAATTTCTAAGCCTAATGTATGATTACTAATGTATCATAAAAGTTCTTACAGGATATGAAAAGAAGCCTTTTTACAAGGGTTTCATGGCATTAACACAACTTGGCTGTAATGAACTGAATGAATATTATTGTTTGAGCAAGTCACAAAGCATACTGGACACAAATCCTACAGAACTTAAAGTCTGTCAAATGTATTTTCCTTTGGCAGTACACCTGTCATTCTCAACAGGCAGTGAAACAGGCTCTCAAACAGTCCATTCAATTCAAGTTTTGTGCAAGTCAAGTTTCCAAAACTAAAGGGtgttaaataactaaaattgccCGAGAACATAAAGGCAGTGCTTCAGGTTGGAAGgttaaaataaaaccacatgGAAAACACAACTGTGGAGAGCCTAtctattaaaatgtgaaatgtaaacATCTGTTAAGAAACTGTGTTGAATTTGCATTCTAGTTTCTCTATTCTATTTTTAGAGGTCCCAACGGAAGCACTGAAGGCCAAGATCTGGAACATCCGTTTGTTCAAGCAACAACAGTGCTCAACCCTTCCTCAGTCGGATGGAGCACACTGGCAGTCCAGTCACCAAATTCAAATCATGGATTGTAGATGAGGCTTAATGAGGATCTGGGCACTCAATGCATGTAAGTAATGTGGTCTGAGTACAgctaataaaacacaaagatttAGAACAATCAATCATTTGGCTTGCTACACCAATAAGAACAATGACTGTGTGTCATATATGTAGCCAATGGGGCTGCTGGGACACTGAACCTCAACAATGTAGTTATCTTGGTTGTGGAACAACAAGGCAGAATGATGAAAGCTGCCTGCTGGGTTTCAACACAAACAGGGGTGTGGAATGTAGCTGCTGCTGACACTAAAATACAATCAAGTGTCTTACaaaatctgaaattttgaccCAATTAACAAGTGACAGGGGGTCTGTATATGCATAGAATGTGTAATAAAAATGCAGCAATTCTTACAGCTGTTTCACTGATCAAGACAGAGTCAGTGAGTCTGTACTGTTAACTTTTTGCAGATAACAGCACCCAAAAGCATACAAGTTTGAGGCTCAGTGAGTGACTAACTGTAAGTAATGGGAACTTCAGTCTATTGACTTTTCCCAGCCCTTCAAATACACAGTAACTGACCTTGTAAAACAcggaagaaaaagacagaaaagtgatAAAGCTTTAACTGTGTCACTTGGAGTGACAGAGTACACAGTCTTCATTCAGGGAAACACATTGCTCAATTAAAATGGAAGCAGCTGAAGAGAATTAAAGGCGATATGTACATGCATTTCCGATATGCTTGTAAACTTTGGCACAAATCCTGGAAACAAATGAGATCTTGGTGGAGGTCAGGCCTAGAGTCCACTGCCAACAGTGATATAACTAGCAGTGCCAGGCaaagcttttgcagtatgttctACAAAACTTACCTGCATGTTGTTGAGTCCTGGCTTTGGGACTGTAAAGATCCCTCCTTGTGCTCCTGAAAATCAATGACACACTCAGTAAATTTCCCACTCATAGACATGATATAACATGTTACACATGATGCTAAATCAGTGTGTAGATGACTGGTACCAGAGAAGATGCCGTGAAAGGAAGTGTAGATGGATCCATTctggtctcctcctcctcttcttctgtcacACTGCTGTCAATGAAGTCCACCTGCTCAGCCTCTCCATTGACTGCAAACAGAGTACAACAGACTATGTGTttcagaaaccttttttttacTGGAAATATGGGCAGGATCAACATTTCACTTCGGCCTCAGCAATACAGCTGAAAAATGTATCAtgataaaataagatgaaatttTAGATGATATCAAAAAGTATTGATTATTTTCATACACCTATTTCAAAAaggtttaatttgaatttaaccaCAATAGCCTATTTATCAATGTACACATATACTTTTAATGTTAAAACagcatgaaaaacacacaaataaaacaattacCAACATAAAGTATAAATAATGGAATCGTCCCACATTGATTGCACACACATTACAACATGGTAGTAACTTGGAGGCATATGGAAGTCAGCCAGGGTGAAGCTGGCGCACTGAGGATTATATAGACAGTCTGGTACTCCACATTGGCCTCTATGTACCCCAACTTTAAGACTGTCAGCACTCAGAGCAGGTTGCATTCCTGCAGCCTGTTCTGATGCTGAGAGGCATCATTTGTAATTTGTGGGTGGTGAAGGACATATGCCCATGGTTGTTTAGGTCAGGGGCAGAGTAACAGTGGGTGAAAAAGTTCAATCATCACAGGATATTATTGGTTGTTATGAGTCAAGAATGGAGCATGCTTGGAGTTTAACTATAGAAAACATTCTATGGATCGATCTTCTTATTGCTACTGATCCAGGGTCTATCGCCTGTACATatcattatcattttattttagagGTCCTCCACCATCatatttttgcttgtttcatATGCTTGACTTTATCCAAACACTGACTGTGTCCTTCCTCACCTTTGTTAGCTTCCAACGGAGATCTGTTCTCCTGTGCCTCCTCCTCCAGGTTCCTCTGGTCTCTGCTGACCTCAGCCGTGCGGAGGGAACGCTCTGAGAAGTCATCTGCTGACTGAGCACATGACACATAGTCACTGGATCACTGACCTGTACTCAGTAGTTAACACTATAGGCCCATGGATATAGAGGAGGTTAGTCGACATTTGTATTTGCTGCTTATTATTCTTCTTTTCATGTTAATAAAGTACTGTTGATGTCTATTTAAGCTATATGCCTTGAGTGTGTGTCATAGGTCACACACTCAAGGCAGCTGTACAAATGACTGCATGTCCAGTAGTTCTACCTCATTTCCAGACCATCTTTTGCTGCCGCTGTCCACACTGTTGAAGCCAGAGTCCAGCCCTCCAAACTGACCTGTGTACAGCTCCTGGTCTGACAGGCTACAGGGAATCCATGCAGAGCACCCATTAGGACCAgttaacacacaaaataaacacatgcCTGGGTAGCTGGCAAACTGCTAAATGTCAACAGTCTAAAGGGTAATAActcatgtttttcttctccacTCCAATATTGCATCACATCAAACTCAGGCTATTCTGTCACATATTCTCTCTGGTCTCTGTCCTTGGTCTTACAGTGTCTGTTGCAAGGAAGTGGCTCACTAGGCAGCTAATAAGGTCCATTTTAGTTTATAAATATTTGATAAGCCCTGCTTCCATTTAGTTATGCTACCCTTTCACTGTCAACAATTATTGTCCCACTTTCTATTTATCCCCTCAACTTAATTTCATATTATTCTTATTTTGGTATGACAGTGAGTACATGTAGTGGTcgagaaaaatattaatttctttAACTCTATTCTCCTTGAATAACAAGCTGCTGTCACATCAGTATTTCAGTCCTGCTGTCACTTAAACACGACACTACTGTGTAACATTTTGCTCATtctgaaaaacagcacaaaacacagctgcaattttcttttgatttcacTGTCTTTCCATGAAACCTGTCCACTTGGTGTTCTTGATGATGATATTAGGTATATGAATGCCTCTAAGAAATTTTGTTCTCCCTATTGTTGCATTTAATGCTATTGTATAACAAgcatagaatagaacagaatagaatagaatagaatcactttattcatccccgaagggaaattcagtattCACCATTTCGTCAGAGCACAGGCTCAATCTCATGCCTGTGTGTGAAGTCCACAACTGAAGTTGAGATGTTGTTAGCCTAGATTAGTATAAAGATTTGAAGCAAGGAGGACACAGTTAGACTGGCTTTGTCCAACCGTAGGACTTACATGCTGAACTGATGTCATAATTTTACACATCTGCCCAGAATGTATGTGCAGTAGCTCCAGCTACATGTATTGCTAAACAGAAGGTGCACACAATCTCAGTACCAGGATGTTTTTCAGCAAAGAGTTTTACCTCTAAAGCTGCTGCTAGATGTAGTTTTGAGCTTTGGTGGGAGCCAGGCACACTGCTTCACCCTACATCCAGCCTTTTTGTGAAGCGAAGCTAATCACGTCCTAACTCCAGCCGTctacttcacacacacaccgatGATGATCTTTTGCTacatttcagctgaaaactaTGTCTGAAGAATTGTGTTAGAATTctgtaaatgagacattttaaaatagtttgACCAGTGGAAACATTCTCCCCTCTGGCTTCCTCACCAACTGTTAAATCCAGTCGGCCTCAGGTgtttctccagctcctcctgacTCCTCTTACAGGCCTCCATGTTAAGGTACTTGAAGATGTGGTATTTGCCCTTCGTGCAGATCTGTGCAGGTGGCATCTGCAGTGGGTTGTTGTCCAGCGAGATGCTCTGCAGATGCCGGAGGTGTCGGTAACACAAGGGCACGTGAGAAATTCGGTTGCAGGACACATCAAGCCGAACAAGGGGGAGCTCAGATATTTCTGGATGGGACGCAGAGAGGGAAGATTTTGGTTGTTAGTGTTACGATGATTTGTTGGAGAACATACAAGAGTTAACTGACACCTCAACTCTTTTCAAGGCTTACACTTGAAGATGACTTTCTTTAGTTTGTGCATTTGAACTGGAAACAGTTCACTttcaatttgtcattttcactcAATTCCAGTTGGTAACTGAGCCACAGCTAAATCTTCACTTCTTTTTAGCACTTAAAGTTCCAATTTCAACTTTTCTGCAATTGTACAACATTAATCTAGCCAACTTACCATGTGAAGAGTTATGGCACAGATGATTTCAACCATACACTACTATTAAACAGCAGATTAATTGAAGTTGAGGTCAATATGTCTACCACGTCCTATGTCACCACATATTTTTGACTTTAAACAGGTCAAACCCTAGTAGGCTAGTTGTGTCACTCGTGGTGGTCAATGCAGTaggtgtaaataataataactataaTAATAACATCTAAATCACTATTTTACAAACAAGTACGTAGAACCAGCTAGTAATCTGTTGACTGGTTAATTTTATAAAGCaaattaattttcatttcctCCTATTGAGCTCTAGAATGTAGTACTAATGGCATAAGATCCAGTAGGCTTGCGCAAAGTACTTATTCGACTTGTAAGCAATCAATGGCTCACATTAATGACGTAAATTGCATCTAACCTGGAGAGTATTTCGGCAGAAGGGATGGTTAAAATTATACATGACAGTCTTTATGAACTGTTTTTACAGTCTGGACAGCAACACTTCATGGAGTCTGGGGGAAAGACATTACTGAAGTTTCTGCGGTTACCAGTAGTTTGGTTCACAGTTCATCGAAATGTGCTAGATTGACATAATATGAACAGAGGTGGTCACACAGGGTTTATCATGGGGGAAGAATATCACAAGAAGGTTAGAAGTCAAAGATCAAGTGTGTCTGGACCTTCAGGCAAAGTGGTGAGCTGGTTCCTCCTCAGATTTAAGTCTCTCAGAGACTCTAGCTGACCAAGTTCTCCTGGCAAACGCTGCAGCTCATTACAGCTTACATCCTGAGAGAGAAAGAACACAATGTACCCAAGTCAGTGATATAAAACTGACTTCAAGAGATTAGTACAATCTGACAATGTGGTACAAACGATTCAACTACGACCATGGACTTCTGACTATGATTCGCAGGGTCATGAAAATCATCTCTGGTATAAGAATGACAACTTCACATTTTGCCTCTCTATCTCTGTCTGAGCACAGAAAAATGCTTCTGATAAGGGTGTGTCTTTACCAGCTGCCGGAGGTGTGTGAGCGAGTATATGGAGGCAGGCAGTGAAGAAAGCTTGTTGTTGCTGACGATGAGGACTCGCAGGAGGGGAAGCTGAAACACTGATGGGGGTAAACTGGACAGGAGATTACGACTGTGAAagcaagcacaaacacacacaaacagaaaaagagcgATGTCAATCAACAgtcaaaaacaacttttataTATTACAGTCTAATTAGGCAGTTAATTAGTTAGCCTGTGACAATGAGCAGCTATTTTCAGCCATACAGTGTATTTGCTCTGAGCCTACACTTTCGCTGCCTGTATTACCAGCCACCTGGAGGGTTTTCTCGGTCTCCtagcaacaataaaatgataGTGCGGAGGAGCAAAGACTGTAAGAAGGCTTGGAAAGGTTTTGGACGGCCTCTCGTCCTCATCTCCAACAAGAACAAAATCTGAAGTTTAAAGGCAGTTTTCAAACAAGAGGTGTTCGTCAAAGGTGTGGTGCACTGCAAACTGCAAATAGGGAAATGGATGCAAAGTGCTGTATACGGCTTGCCCTTATGAAGATTTCTGTTAGATCCATATATCAGAAGAAACAATGTGAGGATGGGCTTTCTGACCTTTACTATGAATTGACAAAGGCCATGAAGCATTAGAACAgaactgagaaaaacaaaattccacaaaaaaatctatattataAATTCCAtaacttatttttgtcattagtATTTTTTAGCGTATTTATGCTCATCTTAGAACAGATGACATTGCATGTTTcttcaacagaaaaaaatctgagaaaattGTTTTCAACCACAATTTTCAGCAAAGGGTCATTAGTATTTGAAATGACACCCTTCAgtcaatcagccaatcaaccAACAGAACATGAAATCTGGTGAGGATATCACCTAAAATGCTATAGCTACTGGTAgttcttttcatattttataaatCACCACAATAAACTACAAACCAGATGAAGTTTCTCTTTGAGTTCATATTTGGTTTTTGTtcacaaatggagaaaatcaTCTAAAACAAAATGTACATGATTTATCAACAGGCACGTGAaactacaaacagacaaaaagactGCCTTTAGTAATGTAAAAGGCCAAATGGACCAAGCTGTAACTAAAAACATTcttaaataaagaataaatgcaTGAAAGAACACTTACAGCtatagaaaaataaagaaatatctACCATTGCGGATTAATTTAAggtgatttatatttttttgtgttttagagAAAATAATGTTCTCTCTCAGACAAGAATGAAGTTTAAAAGCAGCTTTGAATCCAGGATTGAATATCTATTGTTGCTGTGATATAAAAAAAAGTATCAGAGGCTTAAACAAATGTAGAAGTATACAGCAACACCTTAAACACATTGAATTTTaaagattaaatgaataaatcttaTTGACTTTAGTCACATAGAAGTCTTCAGGTTTGATCTTAGCCTACATTCTTCATATTGTACTTAGTAGACTCCGTGTGATTACATGCCAAAAAGGACTGATGTACAATAAGCAGAAAAAGTTATCACTCACAAGTGGTAAGCACGTTTTATTGTTCAGTGTGGCTCATGTAATAGTCAATACGAGATGCTAAGTTACCTGAGGTTGAGGTAGGTCAGGGCCTGGAGGTTGCCCAGGTTGGAGGACAGTGAACGCATTCCATTGTGGTACAGGCTCAGTGTCTCCAGAGAGATGAACTGACAGAGCTCTTCCGGAAGCTCACACAGACGGTTCTTAGACAGATCTGAAACATACAGAATGACTAAACATGAGACTCGCCCATCACACTCATCATTTCTCCAGAATTTATTTTGACAGCACGTAAAGGAAATGAAGACATCTGCTGACATGACGTAAGTAATAACGAAATTAATGTGATTACGTAAAGatatatttttaggttttttatATGCCTTTAAATACAAGTATTCCCATCAGTATTGGCAAACTGATGCATACAATTTAGAAATACATGATTTTATGAATGAGATCTTTGAAAAAAACGCTACATACAGCAACTGCAACTTCCTTATTTGTAACCCATGTCATTCACCTCTCTCTGAAACTAAGGACAACAAATAGCAATGACAAAAAGACTTGAGGAAAGCAAAGTAGGGAGATTTACAAGAGATAAAATGGAAAGAGCCTGACTGTTATCACAATTCTATAGTGAGTTTTATTAAAATTTCCTTGTTCTCAGTTCCGTCATGCAAGCTTTCTGTTGTAATTTTGTATTAAATTATgaaaatcattttctttatgTTATGCAAAATCCTAACATATGTTCTCTCAGGGAACTTCACATAGAGTTTTagagagagaaacccaacagtTCCCCACGAGCAAGCATTTAGCAGGAACGGGGataaaaaaggagagaaaagatgAACATTTgcgaaacaaaaaacattaaacccTGAGCAAGTTCTTGAAGACATTAACTTCAGATCAGAAACATGCTGGTTTGGAGCCAGAGATATTTGCAAAAAGGTTCATCGAGACATTGTTTATAAACCCAAGCTGAGATAACCTTAGGGACATCAGTCAAATTCATACATTGGTCTGGTGTTTTATGATGCATAAAACACCAGACTTGTACTACCTTCCAAAATCATGGCCTACAATTATACACCAGCTCCAAGTATTTATCCCACACTGCTGTGACAGAGCCTTGGTGGGGCCAGCTCTTGTCCACTTTTGACCAAAATGGGTGAGCGCTTCCCAAAACAGCAGTTACTGGCAGCTCCCACCTTTGTGCAAATGTAGGTCATTATCATCCTCCTTGAAGAAAGCATGAGCACCAGTCAATTCCAAGGTCcaattagaaattaaaaagaaCATCCCCAATACCATCATGGCCCTGATGTACAGttccaaaacatttttatgaCTTTCCACAACTTACATTACTCCTTTGGATTGTAAATGTTATGCTTGACTCTTGGGAAATTAAGAAAGTCTTTTGTTTCATAGTTTGTCGATTACAAGACCAAGTGAATCAACATCCTCTGTCATTAACATAAGCTCTTGTCTACACAAATGTCTGTGTCATTTCAATTGCTTATGGAAGTATgtgaaacaaaagaaagtgGACATGCAGCAGACACAATAAAACATCAATGAAATGCCTATAGAGGTACAGGAATTCCAAAAAGCACCATTAGCACTGAGCATCACTGGCAGCAGGATGAGACAGATGTCCGTCAATGGTAGACAGCCCAATGGCTGTTTATTGATTGctgctggaagcagcaggaGTGGAAGAGGAGGTAGTTCCCCTCTTTGTTAGGCTTCTAGGgggacttttattttggaatttGAAGAACAAATGTgaccctgcgacagactggcgacctgtccagggtgtcccctgccttcgcccgagtcagctgagacaggctccagcacccccgcgaccctagtgaggataaagcggtgtatagagaatggatggatggatggaagaacaAATGTGAGATAATCTATAACTCCGGCTACTAGACAGTTCAGTGGATATATCACAATAGGATATGGGCCACTGAGCATCATTCAATGATATGAAAGATTGCAGCTTCATTGTTAACATATATTGTCAAACTGTGTTTgcgctgatgtttttttttccattatattTTTTAGCATCCTATATTCTATGGTCCTTGTCTGTCTTTTCATTTCTAGAGTCATCGTGTCTTCCTATCCATTTCTACCTTTGTGTTAAGATTTTTGCAGGATTCTTCAAGTTTTAACTTAGGCTGGTccaaagatttttattttttaaaatcaagctTGACAAACAATTAATGTCACAATTAGAATAAACTAGCCAAGACAACCAGTCTTTTTCTGACCTGTAAGAGCTAGTAACTACACATGAACAGAATAAGAAAAGAGGCAGCAGTAAATGAAGGGAAATGGGGTTTGATTGTGTATTTAATAAAGCAGAAAGCATGTGTGCTTTATTACTTTACCCTGTTTTACATTAGTGtcagagagaacaaagaaaGCAAGTGTTTCATTACCACAACCATTTTTCATGACCCTAATAAACAAAGCTGCGTGGTAGTCCGTGTGTGAacttgtcagtgtgtgttttctctgtttaaacagTAAATGTGAGCATGGATAGGTACTGTAGAGAGGCACTAAAGCCTGATTTCTCCCAGTCTGCACTGTCCCATAGCTGGAGGGGAGATGTCTGAACAATAGGTGGGGGTGGAaacagtggtgtgtgtgtgtgtgtgtctgtgtgtgtctgtgtgtgtctgtgcctgCTTCTGAAGAGTGGAGGCTGTCTGTCTCTGTATCCAAATCTGTGGGAGCTCTCAATTTGTCTAAAAAGGAAGTAATGGTTTTGAAGTTATTtctactgtaaaaataaaatatttgctgTGTAATGAATGTTTTCTAGCCTTATCTTTTAGCCAGAATACGTCACGggttttcaccttgcagcaaatAAAATCGTTCCCTAATCTgaacctacacacgtggacaaaattgttggtacccctcagttaaagaaggaaaaacccacaattctcactgaaatcacttgaaactcacaaaagtaacaataaataaaaatttattgaaaattaaataatcaaaatcagccatcacttttgaattgttgattaacataattatttaaaaaaacaaactaatgaaatagggctggacaaaaatgatggtacccataacttaatattttgttgcacaacctttgaggcaatcactgcaattcaacgatttctgtatttgtcaatgagcgttctgcagctgtcaacaggtattttggcccactcctcatgagcaaacagctccagttgtctcaggtttgatgggtgtcttctccaaatggcatgtttcagctccttccacatatgttgaatgggattcagatctgggctcatagaaggccactttagaatagtccaacgcttttctctcagccattcttgggtgtttttggctgtgtgttttggatcgttgtcctgttggaagacccatgacctgcgactgagaccaagctttctgacactaggcagcacatttctctccagaatgccttgatagtcttcagatttcatcgtaccttgcacactttcaagacaccctgtgccagatgcagcaaagcagccccaaaacattactgagcctcctccatgtttcaccgtagggacagtgttcttttcttcgtatgcttgctttttgagtctatgaacatagagttgatgtgccttaccaaaaagctccagtttggtctcatctgtccaaaggacattctctcagaagctttgtggcttgtcaacatgcatttttgcaaattccagtctcgcttttttatgagtttttttcagcagtggtgtcctccttggtcgtctcccatgaagtccactttggctcaaacaacgacgaatggtgcgatctgacactgatgtaccttggccttggagttcacctttaatttctttggaggttgctctgggctctttggatacaattccaacgatccgtctcttcaatttgtcatcaattttcctcttgtggccacgtccagggagcttggctactgtcccgtgggtcttgaacttctgaataatatgagccactgttgtcacaggaacttcaagctgtttagagatggtcttatagcctttacctttaagatgtttgtctataattttttttcggatgtcctgggacaattctctccttcgctttctgttgtccatgttcagtgtggtacacaccttttcaccaaacagcagggtgactacttgtctccctttaaataggcagactgactgattatgagtttggaaacacctgtgatgtcaattaaatgacacacctgagttaatcatgtcactctggtcaaatagttttcaatcttttatagaggtaccatcatttttgtccaggcctgtttcattagtttgttttttaaaataattatgttaatcaacaattcaaaagtaatggctgtttttgattatttaattttcaataaatttttatttattgttacttttgtgagtttcaagtgatttcagtgagaattgtgggtttttccttctttaactgaggggtaccaacaattttgtccacgtgtgtaacttaATTCACCCACAAGAATTCATACAGAACAAGCCCATATTTGGTGTGCTtaagcacaaaaataaaagaatagaCATATTTCGTCCAATtctctgaaatgtctcttgcAGCCTTatcatgttcttttttttctccaggaAGCATATTTGCCCAAATGTCCAGGTAACTGTTGTAATAAAGACAGGCTGACTGAACATCAGAATCACGGGAAAAGCTTGTGCTGTGGAACAGGAGCAGAAAGGCAGTGAAATGTCCAGTCTCTCAGCA is a window from the Acanthochromis polyacanthus isolate Apoly-LR-REF ecotype Palm Island chromosome 23, KAUST_Apoly_ChrSc, whole genome shotgun sequence genome containing:
- the lrch4 gene encoding leucine-rich repeat and calponin homology domain-containing protein 4 isoform X1, with amino-acid sequence MAAGDGAQLPATVAASRNVEKALEEAAASGALNLSNRKLKEFPRSARNYDLSDITHADLSKNRLCELPEELCQFISLETLSLYHNGMRSLSSNLGNLQALTYLNLSRNLLSSLPPSVFQLPLLRVLIVSNNKLSSLPASIYSLTHLRQLDVSCNELQRLPGELGQLESLRDLNLRRNQLTTLPEEISELPLVRLDVSCNRISHVPLCYRHLRHLQSISLDNNPLQMPPAQICTKGKYHIFKYLNMEACKRSQEELEKHLRPTGFNSCLSDQELYTGQFGGLDSGFNSVDSGSKRWSGNESADDFSERSLRTAEVSRDQRNLEEEAQENRSPLEANKVNGEAEQVDFIDSSVTEEEEEETRMDPSTLPFTASSLEHKEGSLQSQSQDSTTCRSSLHIEVGPPSSASSSPLSPSSPTLEERRRPGTLFIWQERERLQQQREKASLLKSSTKTGSHVASVLQTGSSSCGASPENSNSYSGLRHRCASADQMSTVTPSVFLQRSSSRTDVPSSQKTSSPPGQAQKPNSFLFRTSSRTNVKPTAVFSLGESGRSESRTTLRSPKEERPDITELRKTLESRLKISLPEDLGEALSNGTVLCQLVNHIRPRSVSIIHIPSPAVPKLSSAKCRLNVENFTAACRKLGVPETEVCVSSDVLLYKLPAVLRCVTALLAMEEGEMVEESSPCHSSPTSSSSSSSSSLLSTDFLFFYCAAMALLYILYCYLLT
- the lrch4 gene encoding leucine-rich repeat and calponin homology domain-containing protein 4 isoform X2, which codes for MAAGDGAQLPATVAASRNVEKALEEAAASGALNLSNRKLKEFPRSARNYDLSDITHADLSKNRLCELPEELCQFISLETLSLYHNGMRSLSSNLGNLQALTYLNLSRNLLSSLPPSVFQLPLLRVLIVSNNKLSSLPASIYSLTHLRQLDVSCNELQRLPGELGQLESLRDLNLRRNQLTTLPEEISELPLVRLDVSCNRISHVPLCYRHLRHLQSISLDNNPLQMPPAQICTKGKYHIFKYLNMEACKRSQEELEKHLRPTGFNSCLSDQELYTGQFGGLDSGFNSVDSGSKRWSGNESADDFSERSLRTAEVSRDQRNLEEEAQENRSPLEANKVNGEAEQVDFIDSSVTEEEEEETRMDPSTLPFTASSLEHKEGSLQSQSQDSTTCRSSLHIEVGPPSSASSSPLSPSSPTLEERRRPGTLFIWQERERLQQQREKASLLKSSTKTGSHVASVLQTGSSSCGASPENSNSYSGLRHRCASADQMSTVTPSVFLQRSSSRTDVPSSQKTSSPPGQAQKPNSFLFRTSSRTNVKPTAVFSLGESGRSESRTTLRSPKEERPDITELRKTLESRLKISLPEDLGEALSNGTVLCQLVNHIRPRSVSIIHIPSPAVPKLSSAKCRLNVENFTAACRKLGVPEDTLCSPQLIMEDEGLSRLAQTVQVLIDLVDGSQRAPKQETFVAAGSAQN